One genomic segment of Coffea arabica cultivar ET-39 chromosome 6e, Coffea Arabica ET-39 HiFi, whole genome shotgun sequence includes these proteins:
- the LOC113695383 gene encoding eukaryotic translation initiation factor 3 subunit E-like, which produces MANYDLTPRIAPNLDRHLVFPLLEFLQERQLYPDQDILRAKLELLNQTNMVDYAMDIHRAFYHTEDVPQDMVDRRAEVVARLKALEEGASPLVNFLQNEKAYQELRAEKQYNLQMLNERYQIGPEQIEALYQYAKFQFECGNYSGAADYLYLYRTLCTNSERSLSALWGKLAAEILMQNWDIALEELNRVKEIIDSKSFSSPLNQVQNRIWLMHWSLFIFFNHDNGRTQIIDLFNQDKYLNAIQTSAPHLLRYLATAFVVNKRRRPQFKDFIKVIQQEQYSYEDPITEFLACVYVKYDFDAAQQKMRECEEVILNDPFLGKRAEEGNFASVPLRDEFLENARLFIFETYCRIHQRIDMGVLAEKLNLNYEEAERWIVNLIRTSKLDAKIDSKTGTVLMEPNQPNVYEQLIDHTKALSGRTYKLVSQLLEHAQTQQAAR; this is translated from the exons ATGGCGAACTACGACTTGACGCCCAGAATCGCTCCCAATCTGGACAGGCATTTGGTTTTTCCATTGCTTGAGTTCTTGCAAGAGAGGCAGCTTTACCCTGATCAAGATATCTTGAGGGCTAAGCTAGAGCTGCTTAACCAGACCAATATGGTTGATTATGCCATGGATATTCACAGGGCCTTTTACCATACAGAAGATGTACCCCAAG ATATGGTGGACAGGAGAGCTGAGGTTGTCGCTAGATTGAAAGCATTGGAGGAGGGAGCATCtcctttggttaattttttgcaGAATGAAAAAGCATATCAGGAGTTAAGGGCTGAAAAGCAGTATAATCTCCAGATGCTCAATGAACGGTACCag ATTGGTCCAGAACAAATAGAGGCATTGTATCAGTACGCCAAGTTTCAGTTTGAATGTGGAAACTACTCTGGTGCTGCTGATTATCTGTATCTGTACAGGACGTTGTGCACAAACAGTGAAAGAAGCCTTAGTGCATTATGGGGGAAGTTAGCTGCTGAAATCCTCATGCAGAATTGGGACATTGCACTTGAGGAACTTAACCGTGTGAAGGAAATCATTGACTCAAAG AGTTTCTCATCTCCTTTGAATCAAGTTCAGAACAGAATATGGCTAATGCACTGGAGTCTGTTCATCTTCTTTAACCATGACAATGGGAGAACTCAGATCATTGACCTATTTAATCAGGACAA GTACTTAAATGCCATCCAAACAAGTGCTCCCCATCTTTTACGTTATCTGGCTACTGCATTTGTTGTTAACAAAAGGAGAAGACCTCAATTCAAAGATTTTATAAAGGTTATTCAGCAAGAACAGTATTCATATGAGGATCCCATTACAGAGTTTTTGGCATGTGTATACGTCAAATATGACTTTGATGCAGCTCAACAAAAGATGAGAGAGTGTGAAGAA GTTATTCTAAATGATCCATTCCTTGGTAAACGGGCTGAGGAAGGCAACTTTGCGTCAGTTCCACTGAGAGATGAGTTTCTTGAAAATGCACGGCTTTTTATCTTTGAGACCTACTGCCGTATTCATCAGCGGATTGACATGGG AGTACTTGCTGAGAAGCTAAATTTGAACTATGAGGAAGCGGAGAGATGGATAGTGAATCTTATTAGAACCTCGAAACTTGATGCCAAGATTGATTCCAAGACAGGAACCGTTCTGATGGAACCAAACCAGCCTAATGT GTATGAGCAGCTCATTGACCATACCAAAGCTCTTTCCGGGCGTACTTACAAGTTAGTCAGTCAACTTTTGGAACACGCTCAAACACAGCAGGCAGCTCGCTGA
- the LOC113695385 gene encoding eukaryotic translation initiation factor 3 subunit E, with amino-acid sequence MANYDLTPRIAPNLDRHLVFPLLEFLQERQLYPDQDILRAKLELLNQTNMVDYAMDIHRAFYHTEDVPQDMVDRRAEVVARLKALEEGASPLVSFLQNENAYQELRAEKQYNLQMLNERYQIGPEQIEALYQYAKFQFECGNYSGAADYLYLYRTLCTNSERSLSALWGKLAAEILMQNWDIALEELNRVKEIIDSKSFSSPLNQVQNRIWLMHWSLFIFFNHDNGRTQIIDLFNQDKYLNAIQTSAPHLLRYLATAFVVNKRRRPQFKDFIKVIQQEQYSYEDPITEFLACVYVKYDFDAAQQKMRECEEVILNDPFLGKRAEEGNFASVPLRDEFLENARLFIFETYCRIHQRIDMGVLAEKLNLNYEEAERWIVNLIRTSKLDAKIDSKTGTVLMEPNQPNVYEQLIDHTKALSGRTSKLVSQLLEHAQTQQAAR; translated from the exons ATGGCGAACTACGACTTGACGCCCAGAATCGCTCCCAATCTGGACAGGCATTTGGTTTTTCCATTGCTTGAGTTCTTGCAAGAGAGGCAGCTTTACCCTGATCAAGATATCTTGAGGGCTAAGCTAGAGCTGCTTAACCAGACCAATATGGTTGATTATGCCATGGATATTCACAGGGCCTTTTACCATACAGAAGATGTACCCCAAG ATATGGTGGACAGGAGAGCTGAGGTTGTCGCTAGATTGAAAGCATTGGAGGAGGGAGCATCTCCTTTGGTTAGTTTTTTGCAGAATGAAAACGCATATCAGGAGTTAAGGGCTGAAAAGCAGTATAATCTCCAGATGCTCAATGAACGGTACCag ATTGGTCCAGAACAAATAGAGGCATTGTATCAGTATGCCAAGTTTCAGTTTGAATGTGGAAACTACTCTGGTGCTGCTGATTATCTGTATCTGTACAGGACGTTGTGCACAAACAGTGAAAGAAGCCTTAGTGCATTATGGGGGAAGTTAGCGGCTGAAATCCTCATGCAGAATTGGGACATTGCACTTGAGGAACTTAACCGTGTGAAGGAAATCATTGACTCAAAG AGTTTCTCATCTCCTTTGAATCAAGTTCAGAACAGAATATGGCTAATGCACTGGAGTCTGTTCATCTTCTTTAACCATGACAATGGGAGAACTCAGATCATTGACCTATTTAATCAGGACAA GTACTTAAATGCCATCCAAACAAGTGCTCCCCATCTTTTACGTTATCTGGCTACTGCATTTGTTGTTAACAAAAGGAGAAGACCTCAATTCAAAGATTTTATAAAGGTTATTCAGCAAGAACAGTATTCATATGAGGATCCCATTACAGAGTTTTTGGCATGTGTATACGTCAAATATGACTTTGATGCAGCTCAACAAAAGATGAGAGAGTGTGAAGAA GTTATTCTAAATGATCCATTCCTTGGTAAACGGGCTGAGGAAGGCAACTTTGCGTCAGTTCCACTGAGAGATGAGTTTCTTGAAAATGCACGGCTTTTTATCTTTGAGACCTACTGCCGTATTCATCAGCGGATTGACATGGG AGTACTTGCTGAGAAGCTAAATTTGAACTATGAGGAAGCGGAGAGATGGATAGTGAATCTTATTAGAACCTCGAAACTTGATGCCAAGATTGATTCCAAGACAGGAACCGTTCTGATGGAACCAAACCAGCCTAATGT GTATGAGCAGCTCATTGACCATACCAAAGCTCTTTCCGGGCGTACTTCCAAGTTAGTCAGTCAACTTTTGGAACACGCTCAAACACAGCAGGCAGCTCGCTGA